The genome window AAGTCAGAAAGTCAATCAATtgcgagccctggatggcgcaaatTTTTGCACAATTCCCTGATACGCGAGCGTTGCTTCAGCTAGACTATCTAGAAATTTTTCAGGTATATgtttaataagtaatcatatgatttttctagtgcaatttggaattaataagCACTTGTAAGTTTTTTCAGACTACAAATATCATTCTCCACAAGTGATAAAAATAAATGGTAACACCTTATTACaaaagcattatgggattgaaatGCGGGCAAACTTCGCAAAAGATGTTATTTCTGACGGGTGAGCAAGCGAACAAGgctgaaataactattttgtcggcacgagATACAACATGGGCCTGGGTTACAGGCCGGGGTATCATGGGTAGGGTTTCAGGGGTATATAAGACCGAGTATAACACGTGGCTGTCATCTAGGCTTCAGAACCAACCGCgttctttcgtttcgtttcgtttaattttttctttttgccgtaatgtcggttaccaaagaCGAAGTGTCCGACCTAATTAGAGCCAACAACAATCAGTTAATGGCCTCCTTTAAGGAGCTGCTCAAGGACACTGCAGGTCAGATTAAGCGTGCCAACGAGACTTCGACAGAACAGCAAATGAAAGAGATCAAGAAACTGAAATTTCAAGAGCCCCataagtttaaaagaaaagccaACGAGGACCAGTTTAAGTTCAATCTCAAGCTTGCGGAAACCTTCGACAGCGCCAAGTCTGCCGCTGAGAAGTCCAACCTTGAGAAAGTCAAGTCTGACCTCGAAGAAGGTGAGAAATTGCTCGTCGAACGGCAGAAGCATATTCTTCTCGCCGACAAGTCTGAATACGGTTGGAGTACGGTCGAAGAATACAAACAACACGATCTAGCAGATGATTCAGAGGACGAAAAACGCATCCACGGTGCTGAGAGACGTGCCCGTGCAGCCACGTTTTCTcgaaagaagaagaagtctTCAGCAATGGCTGCGACTAAAACATCTTCCCCGCTCAGCAGGTCGGTTTCGTCTTCAAGTTCCCAATCACAACCTCTGTCCTTCCAGCCAGCCGCGACCAATTCCGGTTTCCCGTCTCGTCGTCGTAACATTGGCACATGCTTCGCTTGTGGAAAGGCCGGCCATTGGCGTGCCTGCTGCCCCGCGATGACAACACAGTCCAACTCTTCAACTTCAAAGTGACTAGATGAGCAGGATTTATCAGGTGTAGTCCTGTCTTGTTTTGATCgtaatgattttattttggaaGCTTTGAGTGATTGTCAGCCTGATTCCAGTTCTGACCCATCTTCTCCCACTGTTTTCCCGCTAGTTTTAAGTTCGTTTAAAGATCCCCTATGTTCTGCTGATATTGATACTCCTGCTCTGCCCTCAGTCCGTGGAAGACTTCGAAAATGCATTGATTTTTGGCGTTCATTAGAAGTTTCTCAGTTCATCCTGAATGTCATTATCCAGGGCTACAAGATTCCGTTCTTTCATCTTCCCACACCTTTCTACAAAACTAACAATGCCTCTGCACGTAACAACAGTGCTTTTGTGTCTGAAGCTGTTAATGACCTACTCAAGCTTGACCTTGTCGAGGAAATTTTTTGCGCGCCGGGCATTATTAATCCGCTCTCTGTTTCTACTCGCAGTTCGGGTAAACAGAGACTAATCTTAGATCTGAGACACGTGAACgcttttatttacaaacaaaagtTCAAGTGCGAAGACTTGTCCGTAGCCACTCAGATTTTTGACAAGggctattatttatttaaatttgacCTGAAATCGGGTTATCATCACATCGAAATTTTCCCGGAGCACCGCCAATACCTTGCTTTTGCTTGGGATTTTGGCAGTGGTAAGTTCAGATATTTTCAATTTTGCGTTCTTCCGTTTGGCCTCTCTTCTgctccttttattttcaccaaGATGCTCAAACCGCTTCAAAAATCCTGGAGAAGTCGGGGTATTCCTATTGCCATTTTCCTGGATGATGGCCTAGGAGGGGGAATCGATAAACTTTCTGCCAAAATTCACAGTTTAGCCGTTCATTCCGATTTACTCAAGTCTGGTTTCGTCCCCAACCAGGAAAAGTCCGTTTGGGAACCAGTTCAAGTTCTTACCTGGCTAGGAGTTGTTCTTAACACCATTGATGGTTCTGTTCAGGCCACCGATGAACGCATCGTGAAATTGACTTCCGACCTCGGGTCATTGCAGGCTTTGTCTTCGCAACAGTCTGTTTGCAAGGTTCACGTTAAAAGTGTCGCCAGCGTTGCGGGCCAGATTATTTCACTTTCTTCCTGCGTTGGGTCAGTCACCCGTATTATGACCAGGCATCTCTTTTCAGTGGTGAATTCTGCTTTATCCTGGGATAGCGAGGTTTTCTTGTCGGAGGATTCCATTTCGGAAATTAACTTTTGGGCTAACAATGTAGATTCCCTCAACGGTAGAGTTTATTGGGGGGTACTATCGCTTCCGTTCCGAGTTAGTTTCTCCGATGCTTCCGATTCAGCCTGTGGCGCGTTTGTCGAGTCCCATTCCGAATTGGTTTTCCATCAGAATTGGTCTCCTGAGGAAAAAGTGAAGAGTTCTACTTGGAGAGAACTTAAGGCCGTTTGTCTCGCCTTGGAGGCCTTTGCAGGGCGTTTGTCCAACACTAGGGTCATCTGGTATTCAGACAACCAGAACGTTGAGTCTATCCTTCTCAACGGCAGCAGGAAATTGGATCTGCAGGCGTTAGCTCTTGAAGCTTTTCAGATTTGCCTTAAGTATCGCATTTCTCTTGATGCTAGATGGATCCCTAGGGATCTTAATGTCAGAGCCGACTCCATCAGCAAGATTGTTGATTTCGACGATTATGCTATTAATGATTCTATTTTTCGAAGTATTAATGATTACTGGGGTCCACATACCGTCGACAGGTTCGCCTGTAGTTACAACTCCAAATTGCCAAGGTTTAATTCCCGGTTTTTTCAGCCCGGCTGTGAGGCAGTTGACGCCTTTTCCCAGGACTGGGGATACGACAATAACTGGCTCTGTCCACCTGTTTGCCTAATCGTTAGAGTTCTTAAACACATGGAAGTGTGTCTTGCTAGAGGTACCCTAATTTTGCCGCTATGGAAGTCGTCGTTCTTCTGGAACGTCTGCGCAACAGATGGTGTGCACTGGAGCAGATTCGTCATTGACTGGGTCTACTTACCCAAGTTCCAGGGATTATTTGTCAAAGGGAAAGCCCGTAATTCCCTTTTTGGCACCAAACCCCTTGATTTTGATGTTGTTGCTCTGCGAGTCGACTTTCGCCATCCTAGGCCCCCCTTATGTCGTGAGGGGTTTTGCACTTTGCCTTATGGAAAGTGTGACTCTTGTAATTAGATGTTACTCTAGTTTGGTTTTTATACGGCTTTGCGTGAGCTGCCTGTTGGTTTTCATGTAGGCTATTGTTTGGTCCCACCGCGTGGTGTGATACTTTCCATGCAATAAAGGGTTTATTTATTCGTTACATTTATGTTTGTTTATTCCTGCCATTTTCCCCGTCTCTTGTCTGTTTGCTATTATTTCTGCTATTGGTTTTTCTCAGTAtttctcacctatttttgtatcTTCTAGATATCTTCCAATCCGGTTTTTGGGACTTTGATCAGGACGCTCTGCCTAACGGTCCCGTGCAGGGGTTAGCTGACAGGCTGAAGACGACAGTACTGTCCTCGAAGGCCACCAGTACATCATTGCTGTACTACCGTGCTTACCGCAAGTGGAAGCAATTCGCCATTAGTATGTTTGACGGGAATGTTTTCCCCGCTAAACCCTTTCATGTTGCATTGTACTTACAACACCTTATCGAGCAATCCCATTCCCCTAGTGTAATTGATTCTGCCTTTTATGGCATAAAGTGGGCTCATAGTATGGCTGGTATCCCTTCTCCCACGGATAACCCTATTGTCGAGGCCACCAGGTCTGCTTCAAAAAGGCTTCTTGGTACTGCTATCGTTAACCGCAAGGAGCCCGTTTCATCTAGTGTGATTCATGACATTATTAGCCGTTCTAACCTTGACAACCCTGTTGAGCTGCGCAATATTACCTTGTATATTTTGTCATTTGCCGGTTTCTTCAGGTTCGACGATGTTTCCAGGATAAGGAGGAATGACGTTTTCTTTAATGAGGGATTCGTGGTTATTAAAGTCCCCAAAAGTAAGAACGACCAGCTTCGTCGAGGAGACGAGGTAGTTATTTCCGAGCTTCCTAGTGGTGCGTGTCCTGTCAAGCTCCTTAAAAGGTATCtctcgaaatttcaaattcctcCAGATTCCAGGGATCTGATTTTTAGACCCATTTCCAAGGGAAAGGATTCTTGTAAGTTGATAGCCCCCGATAGGCCTATTAGTTACAGTACTATGAGGGAAGCTTTCAGGCGGGATTTGAAGGCCATCGGGGCCGACCCTTCCAAGTTCGGGCTGCACTCTCTGCGTTCGGGTGGCGCGACTATGGCAGCTAACAGTGGTGTCAGTGACAGAGTGTTTCAGCGACACGGTCGCTGGAAGTCCGTGCAAGCCAAAGACACATATGTTGACGACGACCTTGATCAAAGGCTTTCTGTTTCCAAATTCCTCGGGCTCTAAGCCATGTAAGCTAATAGTGTCTATTTATCTTGCCTTTTGCCCAATTCTTTGTCACTCTAGATAGGGGTTGTTCTCGCCAGGCCctcccaaaataaacttatttggttcagcgatgctgtgttgttttttgttgtggAGTGGAGACAAAATATGTTATTTCTGACGGGTGAGCAAGCGAACAAGgctgaaataactattttgtcggcacgagATACAACATGGGCCTGGGTTACAGGCCGGGGTATCATGGGTAGGGTTTCAGGGGTATATAAGACCGAGTATAACACCTGGCTGTCATCTAGGCTTCAGAACCAACCGCgttctttcgtttcgtttcgtttaattttttctttgcttagTTCCTTCTTTTCCTGGTATCATGCATCCAGTCTGGTTGAATCGGCTATTCTAATTTCATTCTTGTAAAGCCTTCGTAGGATGGGCTTCTAATCGCTTGGAGCTTGagccatggttcctacccagatttcctgcacattttcttttttccccacaggggttttttctggcaggttttttctggcctccgttcGAACCGCATTTTCTTTGTTAGTGGTTGCTCAGCTCTGCTAGTTTTAAGGCTTTTGTCCGTTTTATTCTTGTATTTGTACTCTAAGctatattgtattttatttataatgTACGTAGGAGTTGGTGATCCCCCGCCTAACTGGCAGCCTAACTGGCACAGAGCTGGAAAGCTTATCTGGGGATGTAGGCCAAGATGGCCTGTTTATATTATAGTTTAATTTAATGTCGGAGTTGatgttccccagcctaactggcacaaAGCTTCTAACCAGAGCTTATTTGGGGTAGGACGCCAGGATGGCCTGTTTATCTTATAGTCAAATATAATGGCGGAGCTGATGTCCTCCAGCCTAACTGGTACCAAGACTGTTTGCTTATTTGTAGAATTAGGCCATATATTGAGTGTTTTGGCTTACCAGCCCTACTGGTACTATGAAGTGACTTGTACGTGTGAAGATAGCTTTACCCTTGGTTGCCTTTCAAGGGTTTGTTAGGTAAATGTTCAGTCTTGTATAGTGTTCGGGTTGGTTCTCGCCAGGCCctcccaaaataaacttatttggttcagcgatgctgtgttgttttttgttgtggAGTGGAGACAAAATTTGTGTTTTTGTCCTCGTGttaatcccataatgctttgggcTCTAAATCTTGACGTCAATTGAAAAGAGTGCAATTGCACTCGCCCGTTTTGTTCGTCTTTATAAAAATTTTCTCATGCTCatatattccaaattgcactcgcatgtgattacctatactaaatgTGACCTCTCCAATGCAGGATATGTTGCTTACAAATATAGGCACTGAATTGCGCGTGTGGGAAGCTGAAGACACAAACAAAAAAGCTCTTCTATCTGCAAACACCATAATCGGAGAAACACCGCCGAGGTGTTTCCGTGTGCTTCAGAAAAGCAAGAACGAATTTCATTGCCTGTTGCGAGAAATGCTGTTTGTTATGGCTCCTAAACCACAATATTCTGAGAACTGGTACAAGTGATGTGTTTTTACGAcaaaaatttcttcaaaaaacaTCCGAACCTGTGCAAATGTTATTCTTAAAAGTCAAGCTTGGCTATAGAGAAGGTATAAGCTTATGAACTTGTTGACCGAGTAGGAGTAGGAGGAGGGCTGAACGgaaaaaatatttggcccgaggtttAATAGCTCACGGACCTAACTGCGTTAGGGCCAAACagttttcctgtccggcccacCTAAACTCAGTCAGTAAGCATTTTATcgtatgggctctttacactattcttGAGCAATCAGAGGATAAAGTTGTGccaaaaaaaagttacaaatttgcacagaaaattgTTCTAATATGTTGCTTGTGGTTGCTTTTCTGCATATAAATGACTTGAATGTTTAGAAGGGACGAAATCATCTAAAATGGCATCGCACAGAGCAGTACCTGTTCCTAACCGGGCcttacggctttttccggccctccTCGCCGAAATGGGTAAGGCTTTAActtcatacggggattttctcaatagttttacaatgaaagcgcgaGCGAGGATGTAAGGAAAATATCATAATAAATCTTAATCTTGAACATACGCACGCTGACAGGGGCACCCGACGAGAAtttagttcaaaaccacttaaagatagcattgttaaacgtattttcacggtatttaaacggtagatatagccatatttttatcccctaaagatttttcatctgttcggatttcctagcgtaaagtctagtgatccgaaaattatagggatccaaagttaccttttcgaaaatttgggCAATTatactttgttttagatgttcgaaaatcctaagACAGGCAGGCcggcaagaaattttacaacaaatgttccgaaaattctagatctcaaatcgtcttccgaacagatattttctgaaaattgacgttgggtgcccctgatgctGAAAACTGTTTTCACTCGAATGAAAACATGGAATGTGAATGTGGCGTTGGAAATTTCCAGATATGATAAGTAGTGCATGAGCCAGGTAGCCAAACGTGGCCATTTGGTACCACTCAGGGGGACAAAGGCTAATGTACATCAAAATGTTGCTTGATATCCCTAGTTTATATTTTTGGGTGATGGCAATGTATCCGGTACAGCTATATGGTGTACGAAGCGttcccctcccccttccccccctcccGAGGCTTGATTTTTCGATTCAAAATCATCAAACTGTTCAATTTATCATCAACTATTCAATTTATCATCGAGTTGAAAAAAAGCTCTCAAAAAGCTCTGGTTTGAACAACTTACATAATTCTACAACACTAAAACAAATGTTAATTGACTAATTTGTGATCTCTATTTAGTCATGTGACTGATAACTGGATCAAAGTTCAAGTAGTCAAATCTTAGTATTGCCTTCATTGTTAATTTTACCATTATCTGTAGTAAACGTTTCTTCTAAATCAAAATACTTCTGTTGTCATCTCAAATGACTTGCTCTACGCGAAGTATGATCAAAATTGGTCATCTTTACATTTTTACTCTATTACATTTGACTTTTCTGCTAGTTTCCAGTCTCTCTCTAGTGAAATTGTGTGACAGA of Montipora capricornis isolate CH-2021 unplaced genomic scaffold, ASM3666992v2 scaffold_461, whole genome shotgun sequence contains these proteins:
- the LOC138036146 gene encoding uncharacterized protein; its protein translation is MLKPLQKSWRSRGIPIAIFLDDGLGGGIDKLSAKIHSLAVHSDLLKSGFVPNQEKSVWEPVQVLTWLGVVLNTIDGSVQATDERIVKLTSDLGSLQALSSQQSVCKVHVKSVASVAGQIISLSSCVGSVTRIMTRHLFSVVNSALSWDSEVFLSEDSISEINFWANNVDSLNGRVYWGVLSLPFRVSFSDASDSACGAFVESHSELVFHQNWSPEEKVKSSTWRELKAVCLALEAFAGRLSNTRVIWYSDNQNVESILLNGSRKLDLQALALEAFQICLKYRISLDARWIPRDLNVRADSISKIVDFDDYAINDSIFRSINDYWGPHTVDRFACSYNSKLPRFNSRFFQPGCEAVDAFSQDWGYDNNWLCPPVCLIVRVLKHMEVCLARDIFQSGFWDFDQDALPNGPVQGLADRLKTTVLSSKATSTSLLYYRAYRKWKQFAISMFDGNVFPAKPFHVALYLQHLIEQSHSPSVIDSAFYGIKWAHSMAGIPSPTDNPIVEATRSASKRLLGTAIVNRKEPVSSSVIHDIISRSNLDNPVELRNITLYILSFAGFFRFDDVSRIRRNDVFFNEGFVVIKVPKSKNDQLRRGDEVVISELPSGACPVKLLKRYLSKFQIPPDSRDLIFRPISKGKDSCKLIAPDRPISYSTMREAFRRDLKAIGADPSKFGLHSLRSGGATMAANSGVSDRVFQRHGRWKSVQAKDTYVDDDLDQRLSVSKFLGL